CAGCAGGCTGGCAGCTGCCTTGAATTTTTTATATTCCAAGATTTGCTCCACCAGTTCATTCCGAGGGTCTTCTTCCTGTTCAAATCCATTCTCCAGAGGTACGCTCCGGGGCAAAAGCATCTTGGATTTAATCTCAATAAGAGATGCGGCCAGCACCATAAATTCCGTTGCCACATTGACATCAGCTTCCTTCATCTGTTCCACATAGGATAGATACTGGCTGGTAATCTCCGCTACCTGTATATCATATATGTTCATTTCTGCCCGCTCAATCAGATAGACCAGCAGGTCAAAAGGTCCTTCAAAGATATCCAGTTTTACTTTATACCCCATGATGATCCCCCTCATGTCTGGTGTAGTAAGTCACCCCGGCTACGATAGTCAGCCCGCCGATCACCTGCCACAGGGAAGGAATCTCCGCAAAGAGCACTACCGCCAAACCAGTGGCAATAAAGGTCTCCAAATTTTCGCAGGTAGCTATGTAGAGTGCCGAGGTATAGCCTAGACACCAGTTGAAGACTGCGTGTGCCCCAATCTGACACACCATAGCCATAACAAATATCCAGAACATATCCTCCGTGCTATAGCCGGTAAAGGGGGTCTTGGTTACCAGCATGCCCAAGGCAAAGGTCAGCCAGCAGAAGAAAAATACAAAGAACACATACACCGCCGCCGGGATGCCCTTGCGGAACTTATTCCCCGCCATCAGATACAGGCCGATGAACAAGGCTGCAAACAAGCTCATAACGTCCCCAAACAACACCTCCGAGGATATGCTATAATCGCTGCCGGAGATAATAACACTGCCGATAAAGGCGACGACGACCCCCGCCACCGCTTTTTTATTGGTTTTCTCCTTAAAGATAAATACAGAAATCAACAAAATCATAAAGGGATCGGTCATGGCGAGGACGGTGGCACTGGCCACGCTGGTGTGCCCTACGCCCGTAAACCAGGAGAAAAAATGGCCTGCCAGAAATATCCCGGCTATAGCACAGCCGCCCAGCTGTTTCTTGGTCAGGGTCATCACTTCTTGCCGATGCCGAACCAGCGTAATTCCTGCAAAAATAGGAAGGGCAAAGGTCAGCCGGTAAAAACCAATAGCCATAGGGGGTGCAGAGGTCAGCCGTACAAAGATAGATGAAAAGGCGGCTGCTATAACTGCTAAAATTACAACTTTTTTTACATTTCGTTCAAAGATATTCATGCTTTTTCCTCGCTTGCAGGCCCTTGCTCGGCAAAGAGCTTGGGCAAATTCACGTCATAAGGTGGATAGACAATGCTTTTTTCCGTAACCACGGCAGTAATGTATTTAGCGTCAGTCACATCGAAAGCTGGATTATAGGTCTTGATTCCATCTGGAGCCATGGGCTTTTCATACCACATTTTGTATACCTCTTCCCCCTTGCGCTCCTCAATATGGATGTCTGCACCCGTAGGCGTGTTCAGGTCGATAGTCGACGTTGGTACAAACATATAGAAGGGGATATTGTATTCTCGCGCCAGAATAGCCACGCCAGAGGTGCCGATTTTGTTGGCTCCGTCTCCGTTAGCCGCCATCCGATCGCAACCTACCACTACTGCCTGAATCCAGCCATTTTTCATCACGATGGAAGCCATGTTATCGCAGATTAGCGTCACATCCATCCCAGCCTTGTCCAACTCCCAAGCCGTTAGTCTGGCTCCTTGAAGCAGCGGCCTGGTTTCATCGGCAAAGACCTTAAAATCATAGCCTTGCTCTTGTCCCAAATAAAGAGGAGCCAAACAAGTCCCGTATTTGGCTGTGGCAATCGTGCCCGCATTACAGTGGGTGAGGATGCCCATCCCCGGTTTTAGCAGAGAAAGGCCATAGGTGCCCATGGCGTGGCAGGCGGCCACGTCTTCCTCATAAATGCACTTCGCTTCTTCTTTCAACTGCTGCTTTATGTGCTCCAAGTCCCAAGCAGCTCCCCGCATGGAGAGCAGCTTGTCCTCCATGCGGTTTAGGGCCCAAAACAAGTTTACCGCTGTGGGCCGGGAAGTAGCCAGGTATTCCTTTACCTCATGAAATTGCTGAAAAAAGTCCTCAAAATCTGCTCCCTGCAACTCCCTGGTGCAAACGTAGAGCCCCCAGGCTGCCGCCACACCAATAGCCGGCGCCCCCCGAACTTTCAGCTTGTAGATAGCCTCCCACAAGTCTTCCTTGGTCCGAATAGGCTCGTATACCTCCTGTCCTGGCAGCAGCGTTTGGTCCAATAAATACAGAGTCTCTTCT
The genomic region above belongs to Aminipila butyrica and contains:
- a CDS encoding DMT family transporter, whose translation is MNIFERNVKKVVILAVIAAAFSSIFVRLTSAPPMAIGFYRLTFALPIFAGITLVRHRQEVMTLTKKQLGGCAIAGIFLAGHFFSWFTGVGHTSVASATVLAMTDPFMILLISVFIFKEKTNKKAVAGVVVAFIGSVIISGSDYSISSEVLFGDVMSLFAALFIGLYLMAGNKFRKGIPAAVYVFFVFFFCWLTFALGMLVTKTPFTGYSTEDMFWIFVMAMVCQIGAHAVFNWCLGYTSALYIATCENLETFIATGLAVVLFAEIPSLWQVIGGLTIVAGVTYYTRHEGDHHGV
- the mtnA gene encoding S-methyl-5-thioribose-1-phosphate isomerase, producing MTSFVSPIKYEEETLYLLDQTLLPGQEVYEPIRTKEDLWEAIYKLKVRGAPAIGVAAAWGLYVCTRELQGADFEDFFQQFHEVKEYLATSRPTAVNLFWALNRMEDKLLSMRGAAWDLEHIKQQLKEEAKCIYEEDVAACHAMGTYGLSLLKPGMGILTHCNAGTIATAKYGTCLAPLYLGQEQGYDFKVFADETRPLLQGARLTAWELDKAGMDVTLICDNMASIVMKNGWIQAVVVGCDRMAANGDGANKIGTSGVAILAREYNIPFYMFVPTSTIDLNTPTGADIHIEERKGEEVYKMWYEKPMAPDGIKTYNPAFDVTDAKYITAVVTEKSIVYPPYDVNLPKLFAEQGPASEEKA